One stretch of Deltaproteobacteria bacterium DNA includes these proteins:
- a CDS encoding cytosine permease → MEGLEKVEQAELEVTIDQQKAKGSHLDLSGVSVLPRRYSDRTVGFGGLTVIWFAMSVQLALFMSTAQMYPSLSGWQILLALLLSYSLVAVVMWFTQDLGIKYGIPFAVAMRTSFGYMGTQIPAYLRAIPAMFWFGFQTWIGAMAIAAVTNMLFGWSNLLLYIIIFAAIQIVHTYFGIRPVLRISYVATPILIGVGIYLLVLLLSRSDKSFWGLMAMGGKGGGISLPLGIMVLVGGWATLAVSIQDITRECEVTAEETRSWWKSTRKYMAAQWIGLVPASMFFGILGMISMVVIGDWNPIVIMTKVIGPESPVMLILCLLFVFLATWSTNDSANLFPPAYVISNTWPSKITFGMGVIIAGVIGVAMQPWKAAPQIITALGVIGGALAPVAGIIICDYYILRRRRININELYTPNGQYRYWKNWNPAALISYAIAIAVCIPVWDYMYIVGMFASGIAYYFLMKFWIVKVYPQPEITGGHV, encoded by the coding sequence ATGGAAGGCTTAGAAAAAGTTGAACAGGCGGAACTCGAGGTGACCATTGATCAGCAAAAAGCGAAAGGTTCCCACCTCGACCTCAGTGGTGTCAGTGTTCTCCCTCGCAGGTACAGTGACAGAACGGTGGGTTTCGGCGGCCTTACCGTGATCTGGTTCGCGATGTCTGTCCAACTCGCCTTGTTTATGAGCACCGCGCAGATGTACCCGTCGCTCAGCGGATGGCAGATCCTGCTGGCTTTACTGCTGTCGTACAGCCTGGTAGCCGTCGTCATGTGGTTTACGCAAGACCTGGGAATAAAATACGGCATTCCCTTCGCCGTTGCCATGCGAACGTCCTTCGGATATATGGGTACCCAGATACCGGCTTATCTCAGGGCTATTCCGGCCATGTTTTGGTTCGGTTTTCAAACGTGGATCGGCGCGATGGCGATCGCGGCTGTAACCAACATGTTGTTCGGCTGGTCGAACCTTTTGCTCTACATCATAATATTTGCCGCGATTCAGATCGTCCATACCTACTTCGGAATACGGCCGGTCTTGAGGATCAGCTATGTTGCAACCCCTATCCTTATTGGGGTGGGGATCTACCTCCTGGTCCTTCTCCTGTCGCGTTCAGACAAATCATTCTGGGGATTGATGGCTATGGGAGGAAAAGGCGGTGGGATTTCTCTTCCCCTGGGAATAATGGTCTTGGTAGGTGGCTGGGCCACTCTTGCCGTGAGTATTCAGGATATCACGAGGGAGTGCGAAGTAACTGCCGAGGAAACAAGGAGTTGGTGGAAATCAACCAGGAAATACATGGCGGCTCAGTGGATTGGTCTTGTCCCAGCCTCGATGTTTTTCGGTATTCTGGGAATGATCTCCATGGTGGTGATCGGGGATTGGAATCCCATCGTGATTATGACGAAGGTCATCGGGCCGGAGAGCCCGGTAATGCTCATTCTATGCCTCCTCTTCGTGTTCCTGGCTACATGGTCCACCAACGACTCCGCCAATCTGTTTCCCCCGGCTTATGTGATCAGCAACACCTGGCCGTCCAAGATCACTTTCGGCATGGGAGTCATAATCGCAGGCGTGATAGGCGTGGCCATGCAGCCATGGAAAGCCGCGCCCCAGATAATAACGGCCCTCGGAGTGATCGGGGGCGCGCTCGCTCCGGTGGCGGGTATCATAATATGCGACTACTACATTTTGAGGAGAAGGAGGATAAACATCAACGAGTTGTACACGCCAAACGGGCAGTACAGGTATTGGAAGAACTGGAATCCGGCGGCTCTGATTTCTTACGCCATAGCGATAGCAGTCTGCATACCGGTGTGGGACTATATGTATATCGTGGGAATGTTCGCATCCGGCATCGCATACTATTTCCTGATGAAATTTTGGATTGTGAAAGTCTATCCCCAGCCGGAGATCACAGGCGGCCACGTGTAA
- the allB gene encoding allantoinase AllB — protein sequence MQVETRIINGKIVTPSAIVEAGIAIENGKFVAIADDRSLPKARNTLDAEGRYILPGIIDEHVHTLDMGMAETNENFITGSMAAAAGGVTTVCEMPLCIPATTSLEAFQEKRNVADKKFIVDFAFWGGAVPGNLDEIPKMVDAGAIGFKAMMAGSVPGVFEVLDDGMLLDAFRKIADCGSVATVHAENEVIINHLMNKLRTEGRKDIHAFFEACPVLEEVEAISRAAMLAEEARCRLHIVHVSCPQGVEIIYRRREGGQEITCETGPHYLALCQEDGDRLGPYLKFAPPVRSREETEKLWEQVAKGQVEALGSDHGPHPKENKERGWADIWQAGNGAIALESFLPVLLSEGVNKGRISIQNLVSLVCENPAKLFGIYPQKGTIQVGSDADLVIVDMKKKGVIDAQKFHSLHKHSPFDGLEIKGMPVLTMVRGRIVAEEGEVTGDPGYGRFVRP from the coding sequence ATGCAAGTAGAGACAAGAATCATAAACGGCAAGATAGTGACGCCCAGTGCTATCGTTGAAGCAGGAATAGCCATCGAGAACGGCAAATTTGTCGCGATTGCAGATGATCGGAGTCTACCCAAAGCTCGAAATACACTGGATGCAGAGGGACGTTACATACTGCCAGGAATTATCGATGAGCATGTCCATACCCTGGATATGGGAATGGCAGAGACAAACGAGAATTTTATTACCGGATCGATGGCAGCAGCAGCCGGTGGCGTAACGACCGTCTGTGAAATGCCGCTGTGCATACCTGCAACGACGAGTCTGGAGGCATTCCAAGAAAAGAGAAATGTAGCTGACAAGAAATTCATCGTCGATTTTGCTTTCTGGGGTGGAGCTGTTCCGGGAAACCTCGATGAGATTCCTAAGATGGTTGATGCGGGCGCCATCGGTTTCAAGGCGATGATGGCCGGATCCGTTCCGGGCGTTTTCGAGGTTCTGGATGACGGCATGTTGCTGGACGCCTTTAGGAAGATAGCCGATTGTGGGTCTGTGGCGACGGTTCATGCGGAAAACGAGGTGATAATCAATCATCTGATGAACAAACTCAGGACAGAAGGCAGAAAGGACATACATGCTTTCTTCGAGGCGTGCCCTGTTCTGGAAGAAGTAGAGGCGATTTCACGGGCTGCGATGTTGGCCGAAGAGGCGAGATGCCGGCTCCATATAGTCCATGTCAGTTGTCCTCAGGGTGTGGAGATCATCTACAGGAGGAGGGAAGGGGGACAGGAGATAACCTGTGAGACCGGCCCTCATTACCTGGCGTTGTGCCAAGAAGACGGGGACCGGCTGGGACCGTACCTGAAATTTGCACCTCCTGTCAGGTCCAGGGAAGAAACGGAAAAGCTATGGGAACAGGTGGCTAAGGGGCAGGTCGAAGCTCTGGGTTCGGACCATGGGCCGCACCCAAAGGAAAACAAGGAGAGAGGGTGGGCCGACATATGGCAGGCCGGTAACGGGGCTATCGCCCTGGAATCGTTCCTCCCGGTCCTGTTGAGCGAGGGAGTCAACAAGGGGAGGATTTCAATCCAGAACCTGGTTTCCTTGGTCTGCGAAAATCCGGCAAAGCTCTTCGGGATCTACCCGCAAAAAGGGACAATTCAAGTCGGATCCGACGCGGATCTTGTCATCGTAGATATGAAGAAGAAAGGGGTTATCGACGCCCAGAAATTCCACTCGTTGCATAAACATTCTCCTTTCGACGGTCTTGAGATCAAAGGGATGCCCGTTCTGACCATGGTGCGGGGCAGAATCGTAGCCGAAGAGGGAGAAGTAACGGGAGACCCGGGTTACGGCAGGTTTGTCAGGCCGTAA
- a CDS encoding response regulator transcription factor yields MAIKVLLADDHTIVRNGIRLLLEMEDDIRVVGEAGSGREVVAQVRKVCPDVVIMDIEMPELNGIDAIERVLESCPSCAVVVLSMHSTSEHILRALKAGARGYIVKEAAGKELVHSVRTVGLGRRYLCQQIMENLVGTCLDERGPARSEAPVEKLSLREREILQLVVEGKTSAEIAGILYISQKTVETYRSRMMRKLEISDVPNLVKFALRHGLTSLE; encoded by the coding sequence ATGGCTATCAAGGTTCTTCTGGCTGACGATCACACCATAGTCCGGAACGGCATACGGCTTCTCTTGGAAATGGAAGACGATATCAGGGTAGTTGGAGAAGCCGGTAGCGGTAGGGAGGTAGTCGCCCAGGTAAGGAAGGTCTGCCCCGACGTGGTTATCATGGATATCGAAATGCCTGAGTTGAACGGCATAGATGCTATAGAAAGGGTTCTGGAGTCATGCCCTTCATGTGCCGTGGTGGTCCTTTCAATGCACTCGACTTCAGAGCACATACTGCGGGCTCTTAAGGCGGGCGCGAGAGGATATATCGTGAAGGAGGCCGCCGGTAAGGAATTGGTTCATTCTGTTCGTACTGTCGGTTTGGGGCGGCGCTATCTGTGCCAGCAGATTATGGAAAATCTGGTCGGCACGTGTCTTGACGAAAGAGGACCGGCCCGATCTGAGGCTCCCGTGGAAAAACTCAGTCTGAGAGAACGAGAGATCCTGCAACTGGTTGTGGAAGGCAAAACCAGCGCTGAAATTGCAGGCATTCTGTATATCTCGCAAAAGACGGTGGAAACTTACCGTAGCCGAATGATGCGGAAGCTGGAAATTTCCGATGTCCCCAATCTGGTGAAATTTGCGCTTCGCCACGGCTTGACGTCCCTCGAATAG
- a CDS encoding PAS domain S-box protein, whose product MRKCIGEGVSLDLGNSHSTIHLVENTALAREYFDLMGIMVKIVDLDRKVTFANRKCCEVLECRESDIIGKEWTETFVPERIRSKLVRYFHELISGQIKPIEFHINPVVTAKGDERIIGWHNTLLRDENGNIRAVLSSGIDLTAGKRAEARLRKYAERLKNLQHFHKAILAARSPRVIAEAGLESISGLIPALLGVVVELDFERERAEVLATSSGCKGRMKAGFTMRLQAPESAGRLKTAEIVSFEQYQPLVEPPVIEEFFRSAGLPACIRVPLLVQDDLIGTLYLSSGLLPELGDEQIEIACEFANSMAIGIHNVRLFQSVVKQREQIRSMAKRIQEVEEKQRRELARELHDQVGQRLTALSINLNLIGSQLPREYRKEISSRIDDSVRLVEETTKHIREVMCELRPPVLDDYGLSAALSWFGEKFSERTGLKLDTRVNEIEPRLPISLEMVLLRIAQEALNNVAKHAEAEHVEILFESTPDQVVLTVRDDGMGFDARSLQMPKGTTGWGLITMRERAAAVGAELFVGSEVGKGTEVTVVITR is encoded by the coding sequence TTGAGAAAATGCATAGGTGAAGGGGTGAGTTTGGATTTGGGCAACAGCCACTCTACTATCCATCTGGTTGAGAATACAGCCTTGGCGAGGGAGTATTTCGACTTGATGGGTATCATGGTCAAGATCGTAGACCTTGACAGGAAAGTCACCTTTGCAAACAGGAAATGCTGTGAGGTCCTGGAGTGCAGAGAAAGCGATATCATCGGCAAGGAGTGGACCGAGACCTTTGTCCCTGAGAGAATCAGATCCAAGCTGGTCCGGTACTTCCATGAACTGATATCCGGACAGATAAAACCGATCGAATTCCACATCAATCCCGTGGTGACCGCCAAGGGGGATGAGAGGATAATCGGCTGGCATAATACATTGCTGAGAGACGAGAATGGTAATATCAGGGCGGTTCTCAGCTCAGGGATAGATCTGACCGCCGGGAAAAGAGCCGAGGCACGGCTAAGAAAGTATGCTGAGAGGCTCAAGAATCTCCAGCACTTTCACAAAGCTATTCTCGCTGCCCGGTCACCTCGGGTCATCGCCGAAGCGGGGCTAGAGAGTATCAGTGGGCTGATCCCCGCTTTGTTGGGCGTGGTCGTGGAACTCGATTTCGAAAGAGAACGGGCGGAAGTGCTTGCCACGAGTTCTGGCTGTAAGGGCCGAATGAAAGCCGGATTTACGATGCGACTCCAAGCCCCGGAGTCTGCCGGCAGGCTCAAAACGGCGGAGATCGTTTCGTTCGAGCAGTATCAGCCCTTGGTAGAGCCTCCCGTGATCGAAGAGTTTTTCAGATCTGCTGGCTTGCCTGCCTGTATCAGGGTACCGTTGCTCGTTCAGGATGATCTGATCGGAACTCTATATTTGAGTTCGGGACTGTTGCCGGAACTGGGGGATGAGCAGATCGAGATAGCCTGTGAATTCGCCAATTCCATGGCAATCGGGATCCACAATGTCAGATTGTTTCAATCCGTCGTCAAACAACGAGAGCAGATACGGTCCATGGCAAAGCGCATTCAGGAAGTCGAAGAGAAACAAAGGCGCGAGTTGGCCAGAGAACTACATGATCAGGTGGGGCAGCGCCTGACGGCACTGAGCATCAATCTCAACCTTATTGGGAGCCAGTTGCCGCGGGAGTATCGAAAAGAGATATCGTCGCGAATCGACGATTCCGTCAGGCTGGTCGAGGAGACAACAAAGCATATAAGGGAGGTAATGTGTGAGCTGCGACCACCTGTGCTGGATGATTATGGATTGTCGGCGGCACTCAGCTGGTTCGGTGAGAAATTCTCTGAGCGGACTGGGTTGAAGCTGGACACTCGGGTCAATGAAATCGAACCCCGCCTACCGATCTCGTTGGAGATGGTTCTGCTGAGGATTGCTCAAGAGGCCCTTAACAACGTGGCTAAGCACGCTGAGGCGGAACATGTGGAAATACTGTTCGAAAGTACCCCTGATCAGGTTGTCTTGACCGTAAGAGATGATGGCATGGGATTCGACGCAAGAAGTCTGCAGATGCCAAAAGGTACGACAGGGTGGGGGCTGATAACAATGAGGGAACGTGCAGCAGCGGTCGGCGCTGAACTTTTCGTGGGATCAGAGGTCGGTAAAGGTACCGAAGTTACTGTAGTCATAACGAGATAA